The proteins below are encoded in one region of Nocardioides marmorisolisilvae:
- a CDS encoding PucR family transcriptional regulator, with product MEEPAPAGGPATPRSPKPPHHQEFRDPNSPSVDPGSSGITVTPIEIEQLEVAYLCMRHSSAPTPVTPFVAGLIGLELARRQAILTGRRELLGQVLDDVVHGVIAGPEVGRKLRAHGIDVAATIRVLVGSVDADPQKLRRVPWSLDALLDEGDDQIRTGLVDDCVVALVPGDRDAAPLADQLCRQLNGLGANASVGISQPHTGARAVRIGFHEARSALQVGRGVHAAEGLSVASLLLSSADTPVKDVARATLQPLLDYDKDHDGALIKTLCAYFASGCAPQSTAAELVIHRNGLQYRLQKIEALTGQDLSSFHDRVRLWMSLAALDLT from the coding sequence GTGGAAGAGCCGGCACCGGCCGGCGGGCCAGCCACGCCTCGCTCGCCGAAGCCGCCCCACCATCAGGAATTCAGAGATCCGAATTCACCGTCGGTGGATCCAGGCTCAAGCGGCATCACTGTTACCCCCATAGAGATCGAGCAGCTCGAGGTCGCCTATCTGTGCATGCGCCATTCAAGTGCACCCACGCCGGTTACGCCGTTCGTCGCCGGACTGATCGGGTTGGAGCTCGCGCGACGCCAAGCGATCTTGACCGGGCGGCGCGAGCTTCTCGGCCAGGTGCTTGATGACGTCGTGCACGGTGTCATCGCAGGGCCGGAGGTCGGTCGCAAGCTGCGTGCTCACGGAATCGATGTCGCGGCGACGATCCGCGTCCTCGTGGGGAGCGTCGATGCTGACCCTCAGAAACTGCGCCGCGTGCCATGGAGTCTTGACGCCCTGCTCGATGAGGGAGATGACCAGATCCGGACAGGACTCGTGGACGACTGCGTCGTCGCGCTTGTCCCCGGCGACCGCGATGCCGCACCTCTCGCAGATCAACTTTGTCGTCAGCTGAACGGTCTCGGCGCGAACGCAAGCGTGGGCATCAGTCAGCCACACACGGGTGCCCGTGCAGTCAGGATCGGCTTCCACGAAGCACGCAGCGCCCTTCAAGTCGGACGGGGCGTTCACGCCGCCGAAGGTCTCAGCGTTGCGAGCCTCCTCCTCAGCAGCGCCGACACTCCGGTTAAAGACGTGGCTCGCGCGACTCTCCAGCCGCTGCTGGACTATGACAAAGACCATGACGGAGCATTGATAAAGACGCTCTGTGCGTACTTTGCGTCTGGCTGCGCGCCGCAGTCGACAGCAGCCGAATTGGTAATTCACCGAAACGGTCTCCAATATCGCCTGCAGAAGATCGAGGCGCTCACGGGTCAGGATCTGTCCTCGTTTCACGACCGCGTCCGGCTCTGGATGTCGCTCGCCGCCCTGGACCTGACTTGA
- a CDS encoding aromatic ring-hydroxylating dioxygenase subunit alpha gives MSQYITETWYVAAWSEEITGKPISRTICGKPVVLFRSDGEAIALHDACAHRQYPLSAGTVIDGHLRCGYHGFEYGADGVCVRVPGQDVIPGNTHVRAYPVVERDGWVWIWPGDPDNADRESIPATTWLSDPEWDGVRFTNRYECSSGLLHDNLLDLTHEAFLHESSIGDEAVFTNGITVEVTAAAVVVDRFMPRCHPSDLYVTAMGVKPPVDRWHTTEFNLPNLHVIHCGVGQPGASRKDGYHLEVLNAITPESETSCHYFYANVRDFAIGDEQINGIMRASLEKVLEEDRFALEKQQAVLDAGNAGGPDRLIAQDAGVARARRMLRQMIEAENRERQ, from the coding sequence ATGTCGCAGTACATCACCGAGACCTGGTACGTCGCAGCCTGGTCGGAGGAGATCACCGGCAAGCCGATTTCCCGGACGATCTGCGGCAAGCCTGTTGTGCTCTTCCGGTCTGACGGCGAAGCCATCGCGTTGCACGACGCCTGCGCGCATCGCCAATATCCGCTGTCGGCCGGCACCGTGATCGACGGCCACCTCCGCTGTGGATACCACGGGTTCGAGTACGGGGCCGACGGAGTGTGCGTGCGTGTGCCTGGACAAGACGTCATTCCGGGGAACACCCACGTGCGTGCATACCCGGTGGTGGAGCGAGACGGATGGGTCTGGATATGGCCGGGTGACCCGGACAACGCCGATCGCGAAAGTATTCCTGCGACGACCTGGCTATCTGATCCCGAGTGGGACGGGGTGCGCTTCACCAACCGGTACGAATGCAGTTCTGGACTCCTGCACGACAATCTTCTCGACCTGACCCATGAGGCCTTTCTCCACGAAAGTTCCATCGGCGACGAAGCTGTCTTCACAAACGGCATCACTGTCGAGGTGACCGCGGCGGCCGTCGTCGTCGACCGTTTCATGCCGCGGTGCCATCCTTCGGACCTGTATGTCACAGCAATGGGGGTCAAGCCGCCGGTGGATCGGTGGCACACCACGGAGTTCAACCTTCCGAATCTGCACGTCATCCACTGTGGTGTCGGTCAGCCCGGTGCATCTCGGAAGGATGGCTACCACCTCGAGGTGCTGAATGCGATCACCCCGGAATCGGAAACCAGTTGCCACTACTTCTACGCCAACGTTCGGGACTTCGCGATCGGCGACGAGCAGATCAACGGCATCATGCGAGCGTCTTTGGAGAAGGTTCTCGAAGAGGACAGATTCGCACTCGAAAAGCAGCAAGCGGTGCTGGATGCCGGAAACGCCGGCGGTCCCGATCGACTGATCGCTCAGGATGCTGGCGTCGCAAGGGCCCGACGGATGCTTCGTCAGATGATCGAGGCTGAGAATCGCGAGCGGCAATGA
- a CDS encoding PucR family transcriptional regulator, translating to MGQRDSLAFVTLRSLLGAPLSLEPISSWCQHTDMPINWVSTTELHDPSRFLRAGDLVLTTGINNRTGEQQAAFVDSLLSVPVVALGYGVGLIDQHIPEHLVHLAERGGLALFEVPVTTPFTAVSHWVAEELYASRYAAVQRATEIQAELTRALLGEQGLEPILLRLSQLTGSECAVIDRRGDLLASEPASVEWEPLSDMRARAGVIGSEVTLTPIEIERVVVAYLALRHFAMPTPVAPFVAGLIGLELARRQAILTGRRELLGEVLDDAIHEVLAGPEIARKLQAHGVGLTSTYRVLVGTADAGPTQLRSIPWNLSDLFRDEGDRIHTALIGDMIIALIPATDDASTIAHKFHRQLSSVGRGASVGVGQPHSGTRAIRIGFHEAHDAMSRGAGIRIAEGLDVTSLLLNSVDTPVREVAQATLQPLLDYDKKHAGSLVVTLSTYLRSGCTPHVAATRLNVHRNGLQYRLRKIEALTRHDLTSFEDQVRFWLALTALGIT from the coding sequence ATGGGCCAGAGGGACTCGCTGGCGTTCGTAACACTCCGCAGCCTCCTCGGGGCTCCGCTCTCACTGGAACCAATCTCGTCGTGGTGCCAGCACACCGACATGCCAATCAACTGGGTCTCAACGACTGAGCTGCACGACCCCAGCCGGTTCTTGCGAGCCGGTGACCTCGTCCTGACGACGGGGATCAACAACAGAACAGGCGAACAGCAGGCCGCGTTCGTCGACAGCTTGCTCTCAGTGCCGGTGGTGGCCCTTGGGTACGGCGTGGGACTCATCGACCAGCACATTCCGGAACACTTGGTGCACCTGGCCGAGCGAGGTGGACTCGCACTCTTCGAGGTCCCGGTAACAACACCGTTCACCGCCGTGAGTCACTGGGTAGCCGAGGAACTCTATGCATCCCGTTACGCCGCAGTGCAAAGAGCAACTGAGATTCAGGCTGAGTTGACGCGTGCCCTTCTGGGGGAGCAAGGGCTGGAGCCGATCTTGTTGCGCCTCAGCCAGTTGACGGGGAGTGAATGCGCAGTCATCGATCGGCGTGGAGACCTACTTGCCTCCGAGCCGGCGTCGGTCGAGTGGGAGCCGTTGTCGGATATGCGCGCGAGGGCTGGCGTGATCGGCAGTGAGGTCACCCTGACGCCGATTGAGATCGAGCGTGTTGTGGTCGCCTACCTGGCGTTGCGGCATTTTGCGATGCCCACCCCGGTCGCACCATTCGTCGCGGGGCTTATCGGGCTCGAGCTCGCGCGGCGACAGGCGATCCTCACTGGGCGGCGTGAACTACTCGGCGAGGTGCTCGACGACGCCATTCATGAGGTTCTCGCGGGGCCTGAGATCGCACGCAAGCTGCAGGCACACGGTGTTGGGCTGACTTCGACGTACCGCGTCCTGGTCGGGACCGCAGATGCTGGCCCGACGCAACTTCGGTCGATTCCTTGGAACCTTTCCGACCTTTTCAGGGACGAAGGCGACCGAATCCACACCGCCCTCATCGGCGACATGATCATCGCCCTCATTCCCGCAACAGACGACGCGTCGACGATTGCCCACAAGTTCCACCGCCAACTAAGCAGCGTTGGCCGCGGGGCGTCAGTGGGGGTAGGTCAACCACACAGCGGGACGCGTGCCATCCGGATCGGCTTCCACGAGGCGCACGATGCGATGTCGCGTGGCGCGGGCATCAGAATCGCTGAAGGCCTCGACGTCACCAGCCTCTTGCTCAACAGTGTGGACACGCCCGTGAGAGAGGTAGCACAGGCCACTCTGCAACCGTTGCTGGACTACGACAAGAAGCACGCAGGCTCCCTTGTCGTGACACTCTCCACGTATCTCAGATCCGGCTGCACCCCCCATGTCGCCGCAACAAGGCTCAACGTCCACCGCAACGGGCTCCAGTACCGCCTTCGCAAGATTGAGGCTCTCACTCGGCACGACCTGACTTCATTCGAAGACCAGGTGCGGTTCTGGCTGGCCCTCACGGCTCTTGGGATCACGTAG
- a CDS encoding IS1380 family transposase: MKPSHTIRPVFDDPNLVSAAGLVPALRLAESAGLYDLLDELSVSSANAAAKSAAVIGGMLAGADSIDDLDLLRHGGMSRLFAGVRAPSTLGTFLRCFTHGHVQQLDKIGADILAGLAVRVPDLIAGSHGREGIAFLDVDDTIREVHGHAKQGAAFGYSGVRGLNLQLATISTPLAAPMIARARLRKGNTASHTGAGRLLAQAITTARAAGVKGQVLCRADSAYYGWAFVGTAIRHRAWFSVTARMNPAVVKAIASIEEDAWTPIAYPNAVYDEAEDRWVSDAEVAEIPFTAFTGRRKAEQVACRLVVRRVKRLQPLAGDGTEQGELFAAYRHHAFITNSILSMIEADQRHRDHALVEQVIAELKDGPLAHLPSGKYAANAAWVAHAVLAFNIARATGVAASLRTARWATLRTRIINIPARIASTGRRLVVHLPQHWPWASSWELLWSTATDPPTAVAT; this comes from the coding sequence GTGAAACCTTCTCACACGATCCGCCCTGTCTTCGATGATCCCAACCTGGTGTCGGCGGCGGGCCTGGTTCCGGCTCTTCGGCTGGCTGAGTCCGCGGGTCTGTACGACCTGCTCGACGAGCTGAGCGTGTCCTCGGCCAACGCGGCCGCGAAGTCCGCGGCTGTGATTGGCGGGATGCTGGCCGGCGCGGACTCCATCGATGACCTCGACCTGCTGCGGCACGGCGGGATGAGCCGGTTGTTCGCCGGGGTGCGGGCGCCCTCGACGCTGGGCACGTTCCTGCGTTGCTTCACCCACGGCCACGTCCAACAGCTCGACAAGATCGGTGCCGACATCCTCGCCGGACTCGCCGTCCGGGTCCCCGACCTGATCGCCGGTTCCCACGGCCGCGAGGGGATCGCGTTCCTCGATGTCGACGACACCATCCGCGAGGTCCACGGGCACGCCAAGCAGGGCGCCGCGTTCGGCTACTCCGGGGTCCGCGGTCTGAACCTGCAACTGGCCACGATCAGCACCCCGCTGGCGGCGCCGATGATTGCCCGCGCCCGACTCCGCAAGGGCAACACCGCTTCCCACACCGGTGCCGGACGTCTGCTTGCCCAGGCGATCACCACTGCCCGTGCTGCCGGGGTGAAGGGCCAGGTGCTGTGCCGGGCGGACTCGGCCTACTACGGGTGGGCTTTCGTGGGCACCGCGATCCGCCACCGGGCCTGGTTCAGCGTGACCGCCCGGATGAACCCGGCCGTGGTGAAGGCGATCGCCAGCATCGAGGAGGACGCTTGGACGCCGATCGCCTACCCCAACGCCGTCTACGACGAGGCCGAGGACCGCTGGGTCAGCGACGCCGAGGTCGCCGAGATTCCGTTCACCGCCTTCACCGGCCGCCGCAAGGCCGAGCAGGTCGCGTGCCGGCTGGTCGTGCGCCGGGTCAAGCGACTGCAACCGCTGGCCGGCGACGGGACCGAGCAGGGCGAACTGTTCGCCGCCTACCGCCACCACGCGTTCATCACCAACAGCATCCTGTCGATGATCGAGGCCGATCAGCGTCATCGTGACCACGCCCTGGTCGAGCAAGTCATCGCCGAGCTCAAGGACGGGCCGCTCGCGCACTTGCCATCGGGCAAGTACGCAGCGAACGCCGCCTGGGTCGCGCACGCCGTGCTCGCGTTCAACATCGCCCGTGCCACCGGTGTCGCAGCCTCGCTGCGGACCGCACGCTGGGCCACCCTGCGCACCCGGATCATCAACATCCCCGCCCGGATCGCGTCCACCGGCAGGCGTCTGGTCGTGCACCTGCCACAACACTGGCCATGGGCCAGCAGTTGGGAGTTGTTGTGGTCGACCGCGACCGACCCGCCAACCGCCGTCGCGACCTGA
- a CDS encoding aromatic amino acid ammonia-lyase produces the protein MDIRPNGAVPLTGSQLTVDTLVALARSTREVTLSAAAEERIRHSREVLLSQQRARVIYGRNSGVGALKGTAVPNDVSFDLNMLRSHATSGGGEVPAETIRAMMVIRINQLARGGAGVSLDACRRLVELVNRNEYPRIYWGGALGTGDMPQLAAVGLLLATPSSSTEPQGRGSLARGDAIGLISSSALTLADSALAIHGMLRMLKASTVVAALTWLAVRGNREHFSDAATPSLRTPDAIRVARWLTSLLGDEVYAAPRVQESFALRVFPSSVGAVLGVRQQVLGITEELINASVENPLIDASAGVVVHHGGFYNLDLALALDSAAMGLAHLSTFALSRIGLLTNTSNTGVPEYLGDGSPGSSGVMMLEYLAAWHVASMRAAANPASVQVVSVSHNVEENASFASVSAHRLADLCSSYASIVACELVTSVRALRLARITPCGPRLTAALAICDDLPADLADRDLTEDIAAATNLLSSLADALEG, from the coding sequence GTGGACATCAGGCCGAATGGGGCCGTGCCCCTCACCGGCTCACAGTTGACGGTGGACACACTTGTCGCCCTCGCTCGCTCGACCCGCGAGGTGACCCTGTCGGCAGCCGCCGAGGAGCGGATCCGGCACTCCCGCGAGGTGCTGTTGAGCCAGCAACGGGCACGAGTGATCTATGGACGGAACTCCGGAGTTGGGGCGCTCAAAGGCACGGCTGTCCCCAACGACGTGTCTTTCGACCTCAACATGCTCCGCAGCCACGCGACGTCGGGCGGCGGCGAGGTGCCTGCGGAGACGATCCGAGCCATGATGGTCATCCGAATCAACCAACTGGCCAGGGGCGGAGCCGGTGTAAGTCTGGATGCGTGTCGACGGTTGGTCGAACTCGTCAATCGCAACGAGTACCCGCGCATCTATTGGGGTGGCGCACTCGGAACGGGGGATATGCCGCAACTCGCGGCGGTCGGGCTGCTGCTCGCGACACCGTCGTCGAGTACGGAGCCCCAGGGGCGGGGTTCCTTGGCACGAGGTGATGCAATCGGTCTGATAAGCAGTTCGGCCCTCACTCTCGCCGACAGCGCCCTGGCAATTCACGGCATGCTGCGCATGCTCAAGGCGTCCACCGTCGTCGCGGCCTTGACATGGTTGGCCGTTCGAGGAAACCGGGAGCACTTCAGCGACGCGGCCACCCCATCGTTGCGTACGCCGGACGCGATTCGTGTTGCCCGCTGGTTGACCAGCCTTCTTGGGGACGAGGTGTACGCCGCGCCAAGGGTCCAGGAGAGTTTCGCCCTGCGCGTGTTCCCCTCGAGCGTCGGCGCCGTCCTCGGCGTCAGGCAACAAGTCCTCGGGATCACTGAGGAGCTGATCAACGCCTCTGTCGAGAATCCTCTGATCGACGCGTCAGCCGGGGTTGTCGTCCACCACGGTGGGTTCTACAACCTTGATCTTGCGTTGGCGCTTGACTCGGCTGCCATGGGGTTGGCCCATCTCTCGACCTTCGCATTGAGCCGGATCGGTCTCCTGACGAATACCTCGAATACAGGCGTTCCGGAGTATCTCGGCGACGGCTCTCCGGGTTCGTCGGGGGTGATGATGCTCGAATACCTGGCAGCGTGGCATGTCGCGTCGATGCGCGCTGCGGCGAATCCAGCGAGTGTCCAAGTCGTCAGCGTCTCGCACAACGTCGAGGAGAACGCTTCCTTCGCGAGTGTTTCTGCCCACCGGCTTGCCGACCTTTGCTCGTCCTATGCCTCCATCGTTGCCTGTGAGCTCGTCACCTCCGTGCGCGCACTTCGACTTGCCCGGATCACTCCATGCGGTCCGCGTCTCACGGCCGCCCTCGCGATCTGTGACGATCTACCTGCAGATCTCGCGGATCGTGACCTGACGGAGGACATAGCTGCCGCGACCAACCTGTTGTCTTCGTTGGCGGACGCGCTCGAAGGCTGA
- a CDS encoding PDR/VanB family oxidoreductase, which translates to MSTASIKAVVRQMRLESVDVLSIEFAPVAPAVFPHWEPGAHVDVHLPGGIVRQYSLCGDQTNWRIAVLREPLSRGGSAFIHESLRPGDLIWLSEPRNHFGLDDAMSYYFVAGGIGITPILPKLAAAGVRGARWHLLYGGRRRDSMAFLDELSRHGEHATVLPEDEFGLLPLRERLTAVEPETSVHVCGPPPLIRAVTDVCADLGMSNLHVERFSAAVAPEVERFAFQVVARRSGTTVEVRSDQSILEALEQAGIETISSCREGICGTCETKVMAGSIDHRDSLLTKDEQAAENTMMICVSRCTGQTLELDI; encoded by the coding sequence GTGAGTACCGCATCGATCAAGGCGGTCGTACGCCAGATGCGACTGGAGAGCGTGGACGTCCTCAGCATCGAGTTCGCTCCAGTCGCCCCAGCAGTCTTTCCCCACTGGGAGCCGGGAGCACATGTCGACGTCCATCTCCCCGGCGGGATCGTCCGTCAGTACTCGCTTTGCGGTGACCAGACGAACTGGCGTATTGCGGTTCTTCGCGAACCGCTCAGTCGCGGTGGTTCGGCGTTTATACATGAGTCGTTGCGCCCCGGTGACTTGATCTGGCTTTCCGAGCCACGGAACCATTTCGGACTCGATGACGCGATGTCCTACTACTTCGTCGCCGGCGGAATCGGCATCACCCCCATCCTGCCCAAGCTGGCAGCGGCTGGTGTGCGAGGCGCTCGTTGGCACCTCCTGTACGGCGGTCGCCGGCGGGATTCAATGGCGTTCCTCGACGAGCTGTCCCGCCACGGAGAGCACGCGACGGTGCTTCCGGAGGATGAGTTCGGTCTGCTCCCCCTGCGCGAGCGACTGACGGCGGTCGAACCGGAAACGTCCGTTCACGTGTGCGGGCCCCCGCCCCTCATCAGGGCCGTTACCGACGTCTGCGCTGACCTCGGCATGTCGAATCTGCACGTCGAGAGATTCTCTGCAGCCGTCGCCCCGGAAGTCGAGCGCTTCGCCTTCCAGGTGGTGGCGCGAAGGAGCGGAACGACGGTGGAGGTCCGCTCGGACCAAAGCATCTTGGAGGCCCTCGAGCAAGCCGGAATCGAAACAATCAGTTCCTGCCGTGAGGGAATCTGCGGCACCTGCGAGACGAAGGTGATGGCGGGGTCAATCGACCACCGAGACTCGCTGCTGACCAAGGACGAGCAGGCAGCAGAAAACACGATGATGATCTGCGTCTCCCGATGCACCGGCCAAACGCTAGAGCTGGACATCTGA
- a CDS encoding amino acid ABC transporter permease, translated as MTTIEPIRGARVASGTSTSWNEAKRFAVVPAPHPGRRVLMVVSAVLAAGLVTTLVTNPRYQWGTVNEYLFAPQILRGLRMTIVLTVVSMAIGIALGIVLAVIRLSPSRLASGLAGAYIAFFRGTPVLVQLIFWFNLSALYPKVAVGIPFGPEFFLVNVNVLVTPFVAAVLTLVLNEGAYMAEIVRSGILSVPEGQTYAATSLGLSRLRTMRWIVLPQAMRVIVPPTGNDVISMLKTTSIVSIIALSELLYSAQAIYTRTYETIPLLIAVSIWYLVATSVLTLGQQYLERRFGRGTSRTVATGKWAVLRNVFSTRRPKVAVQ; from the coding sequence ATGACGACGATTGAACCGATACGTGGGGCTCGCGTTGCGAGCGGAACGTCCACAAGTTGGAACGAAGCGAAGAGATTCGCAGTGGTCCCGGCCCCACATCCTGGGCGTCGCGTCCTCATGGTGGTGAGTGCAGTCCTGGCAGCTGGCCTGGTCACCACCTTGGTCACGAATCCGCGCTATCAGTGGGGGACGGTCAACGAGTACTTGTTCGCGCCGCAGATCTTGAGGGGTCTTCGGATGACGATCGTGCTGACTGTTGTCTCCATGGCGATCGGCATCGCGTTGGGGATTGTGCTGGCGGTGATCCGACTTTCTCCCAGCAGATTGGCCAGCGGGCTGGCGGGCGCATACATTGCATTCTTCCGAGGAACTCCGGTCCTGGTTCAATTGATCTTCTGGTTCAACTTGTCGGCGCTGTATCCCAAGGTAGCGGTGGGAATTCCATTCGGGCCTGAGTTCTTCCTGGTAAATGTTAATGTCCTGGTGACGCCCTTTGTGGCCGCGGTTCTGACGCTTGTTCTCAACGAGGGCGCATACATGGCGGAGATCGTGAGATCTGGGATCCTTTCGGTCCCGGAGGGCCAGACATACGCCGCGACGTCGTTGGGGCTTAGCAGACTGCGAACCATGCGCTGGATCGTTCTACCTCAAGCCATGCGGGTCATCGTGCCTCCAACAGGGAATGACGTGATCAGCATGTTGAAAACGACCTCGATCGTTTCAATCATTGCACTTTCGGAATTGCTCTACTCGGCCCAGGCGATCTACACGAGGACATATGAGACTATTCCGCTTCTGATCGCGGTGAGCATCTGGTACCTGGTCGCCACCTCGGTCCTGACGCTGGGACAACAGTACCTCGAAAGGCGCTTCGGGCGAGGAACTTCTCGGACGGTGGCCACTGGAAAGTGGGCTGTGCTGAGAAATGTATTCTCGACCAGGCGTCCGAAGGTCGCGGTCCAGTGA
- a CDS encoding amino acid ABC transporter ATP-binding protein: MMRAHDVHKFFGSLHVLDSVSLEVARGEVVCIIGPSGSGKSTFLRCVNHLDKIDGGQMSVDGELVGYIERGGKLHELPERDLRRQRADIGMVFQHFDLFPHMSVTENVCLAPVLLKRKSKADARGAAVDLLERVGLADKLEAYPVQLSGGQQQRVAIARALAMEPKLMLFDEPTSALDPELVGEVLAVMKELASTGMTMIVVTHEIGFAGEVADTLVFMDRGRIVESGDPRTVISQPREERTRAFLSQVLS, translated from the coding sequence ATGATGCGAGCACACGATGTGCACAAGTTCTTTGGTTCCCTGCACGTATTGGACTCGGTTTCTCTCGAGGTGGCCCGGGGTGAGGTCGTTTGCATCATCGGACCATCCGGGTCGGGCAAGTCCACGTTCTTGCGTTGTGTCAATCATCTCGACAAGATCGACGGCGGACAAATGTCGGTTGACGGAGAGCTCGTCGGATATATCGAGCGCGGCGGCAAATTGCACGAACTGCCTGAACGCGACCTGCGGAGACAACGCGCGGATATCGGGATGGTGTTCCAGCACTTCGACCTGTTCCCGCACATGTCCGTCACCGAGAACGTCTGTCTTGCCCCTGTGCTTCTCAAGCGGAAATCGAAGGCGGATGCGCGCGGTGCTGCGGTGGACCTGCTGGAGCGGGTCGGCCTGGCCGACAAGCTCGAAGCCTATCCAGTGCAGCTATCTGGTGGGCAGCAGCAGCGAGTCGCGATCGCCCGAGCGTTGGCAATGGAACCCAAGCTCATGCTCTTCGACGAGCCAACCAGTGCCCTCGACCCTGAACTGGTCGGTGAGGTACTCGCGGTGATGAAGGAGCTGGCTAGTACCGGTATGACGATGATCGTGGTTACCCACGAGATCGGCTTTGCCGGCGAAGTGGCAGACACCCTCGTCTTCATGGACCGCGGCAGGATCGTCGAGTCTGGGGACCCGCGCACCGTCATCTCGCAGCCTCGAGAAGAGAGAACGAGGGCGTTCTTATCGCAGGTGCTCAGCTGA
- a CDS encoding ABC transporter substrate-binding protein has product MAAVAIMATTGCGAIESAGAKANTKNVAVPASLSDGVLQVATDPTYPPFEYRDSVTNEIIGIDPSLARAIGKELGVKVDFKVIGFDTLIPGLDAGRFDVAMSDVGDSADRRKKVDFVDYAKTLDVLLVPRGSSLVAAESMADLCGHSIAAQLGTLEIGWLQAASAKCVSNGKPAISVKVFPGSPAALLALTTNRVDGFMSDSVAAAFTMKTSAAAKLTIAKLRYEYGGLLGIAAPKDDVQLQKALAGALAKIMANGTYGRLMDKYGLRDLKLDAPRLNQGK; this is encoded by the coding sequence ATGGCGGCGGTCGCGATCATGGCGACCACCGGATGTGGCGCCATTGAATCAGCGGGTGCGAAGGCGAACACGAAGAACGTCGCGGTACCTGCATCGCTGTCAGATGGCGTGCTGCAGGTCGCGACCGACCCGACGTATCCTCCGTTCGAGTACCGAGACTCGGTCACGAACGAAATCATCGGAATAGATCCTTCGCTGGCCAGGGCCATCGGCAAGGAGCTCGGCGTGAAGGTCGACTTCAAGGTCATCGGATTCGATACGCTGATCCCAGGCCTGGATGCTGGGCGCTTTGACGTTGCGATGTCCGACGTGGGTGACTCGGCAGACCGCCGCAAGAAGGTCGACTTCGTTGACTATGCGAAGACACTCGATGTCTTGTTGGTCCCACGAGGCAGTTCACTGGTAGCTGCGGAATCGATGGCGGACTTGTGCGGGCACTCCATCGCCGCGCAGCTTGGAACCCTCGAGATCGGCTGGCTCCAAGCGGCTTCCGCGAAGTGCGTGAGCAACGGGAAGCCGGCGATCTCCGTCAAAGTCTTCCCAGGGTCGCCGGCGGCACTTCTGGCTCTTACGACCAATCGCGTGGACGGGTTCATGAGCGACAGCGTTGCCGCAGCTTTCACGATGAAGACATCAGCCGCCGCCAAGCTGACAATCGCGAAGCTTCGATATGAATACGGCGGACTCCTCGGCATCGCGGCACCGAAGGACGACGTACAGCTCCAAAAGGCTCTTGCGGGTGCACTTGCCAAGATCATGGCCAACGGCACCTACGGCAGGCTCATGGACAAGTACGGACTTCGCGATCTGAAGTTGGACGCACCTCGGCTGAACCAGGGCAAGTAG